In Solanum pennellii chromosome 7, SPENNV200, the following are encoded in one genomic region:
- the LOC107024202 gene encoding MOB kinase activator-like 1A isoform X2, with protein MSLFGLTNRNHKTFRPKKSAQSGSKGAQLKKHIDATLGSGNLREAVRLPPGEDLHEWLAVNTVDFFNQVNILYGTLTEFCTPSSCPTMSAGPKYEYRWADGVSIKKPIEVSAPKYVDYLMGWIETQLDDESIFPQNLGAPFPSNFQDVVKTIFKRLFRVYAHIYHSHFQKIISLKEEAHMNTCFKHFVLFTWEFRLIDKAELAPLYELVESILQR; from the exons ATGAGTCTTTTTGGACTAACTAACAG AAACCACAAGACTTTTCGTCCTAAAAAGAGTGCTCAATCAGGAAGTAAG GGTGCACAACTTAAGAAACATATTGATGCTACTTTAGGTAGTGGGAATTTGAGGGAAGCAGTACGCCTACCGCCTGGAGAAGATCTTCACGAGTGGCTTGCTGTAAATA CTGTTGACTTTTTCAACCAAGTAAATATCTTGTATGGAACTCTCACGGAATTCTGCACCCCATCGAGCTGCCCGACAATGTCTGCAGGGCCAAA GTACGAGTATCGTTGGGCCGACGGAGTTAGTATAAAGAAACCCATAGAAGTTTCTGCACCAAAATATGTGGATTATTTGATGGGTTGGATAGAAACTCAGCTAGATGACGAATCAATTTTTCCCCAAAATTTGG GTGCGCCATTTCCGTCTAACTTCCAGGATGTTGTGAAGACAATATTTAAGCGATTATTTCGTGTATATGCTCATATCTATCATTCACATTTCCAAAAGATTATCAGTCTAAAAGAAGAAGCTCATATGAATACTTGCTTTAAGCACTTTGTTTTGTTCACATGG GAGTTTCGCTTAATTGACAAGGCAGAGCTTGCACCTCTCTATGAGCTCGTTGAGTCTATTCTGCAGCGTTAG
- the LOC107024202 gene encoding MOB kinase activator-like 1A isoform X3 — protein sequence MSAGPKYEYRWADGVSIKKPIEVSAPKYVDYLMGWIETQLDDESIFPQNLGAPFPSNFQDVVKTIFKRLFRVYAHIYHSHFQKIISLKEEAHMNTCFKHFVLFTWEFRLIDKAELAPLYELVESILQR from the exons ATGTCTGCAGGGCCAAA GTACGAGTATCGTTGGGCCGACGGAGTTAGTATAAAGAAACCCATAGAAGTTTCTGCACCAAAATATGTGGATTATTTGATGGGTTGGATAGAAACTCAGCTAGATGACGAATCAATTTTTCCCCAAAATTTGG GTGCGCCATTTCCGTCTAACTTCCAGGATGTTGTGAAGACAATATTTAAGCGATTATTTCGTGTATATGCTCATATCTATCATTCACATTTCCAAAAGATTATCAGTCTAAAAGAAGAAGCTCATATGAATACTTGCTTTAAGCACTTTGTTTTGTTCACATGG GAGTTTCGCTTAATTGACAAGGCAGAGCTTGCACCTCTCTATGAGCTCGTTGAGTCTATTCTGCAGCGTTAG
- the LOC107024202 gene encoding MOB kinase activator-like 1A isoform X1, with protein MEKGSFISTDASLNHKTFRPKKSAQSGSKGAQLKKHIDATLGSGNLREAVRLPPGEDLHEWLAVNTVDFFNQVNILYGTLTEFCTPSSCPTMSAGPKYEYRWADGVSIKKPIEVSAPKYVDYLMGWIETQLDDESIFPQNLGAPFPSNFQDVVKTIFKRLFRVYAHIYHSHFQKIISLKEEAHMNTCFKHFVLFTWEFRLIDKAELAPLYELVESILQR; from the exons ATGGAGAAGGGGTCCTTCATTAGTACTGATGCCAGTCT AAACCACAAGACTTTTCGTCCTAAAAAGAGTGCTCAATCAGGAAGTAAG GGTGCACAACTTAAGAAACATATTGATGCTACTTTAGGTAGTGGGAATTTGAGGGAAGCAGTACGCCTACCGCCTGGAGAAGATCTTCACGAGTGGCTTGCTGTAAATA CTGTTGACTTTTTCAACCAAGTAAATATCTTGTATGGAACTCTCACGGAATTCTGCACCCCATCGAGCTGCCCGACAATGTCTGCAGGGCCAAA GTACGAGTATCGTTGGGCCGACGGAGTTAGTATAAAGAAACCCATAGAAGTTTCTGCACCAAAATATGTGGATTATTTGATGGGTTGGATAGAAACTCAGCTAGATGACGAATCAATTTTTCCCCAAAATTTGG GTGCGCCATTTCCGTCTAACTTCCAGGATGTTGTGAAGACAATATTTAAGCGATTATTTCGTGTATATGCTCATATCTATCATTCACATTTCCAAAAGATTATCAGTCTAAAAGAAGAAGCTCATATGAATACTTGCTTTAAGCACTTTGTTTTGTTCACATGG GAGTTTCGCTTAATTGACAAGGCAGAGCTTGCACCTCTCTATGAGCTCGTTGAGTCTATTCTGCAGCGTTAG
- the LOC107026134 gene encoding auxin-binding protein ABP19a-like has product MQLLINNNPQNIYFLKKMYFQALFIFSLVIISSSQAAVLDFCVGDLSLPDGPGGYACKKPSKVTSDDFVFSGLAATGKIIPLIKAAVTPAFAPQFPGVNGLGISMARLDLAIGGVIPMHTHPGASEVLYVVQGEICAGFISSSDNKVFFKTLKQGDIMVFPQGLLHFQINSGKTSALAIISFSSPTPGLQITDFALFANDLPTELVAATTFLDAALIKKLKGVLGGTN; this is encoded by the coding sequence ATGCAACTCCTCATCAACAACAACCcccaaaatatttattttctaaaaaaaatgtattttcaaGCCTTGTTCATCTTCTCTCTTGTCATCATCTCCTCCTCTCAAGCCGCGGTCCTCGATTTCTGTGTTGGTGACTTGTCCTTACCCGATGGTCCCGGTGGCTATGCTTGCAAGAAACCATCAAAAGTAACTTCTGATGACTTTGTGTTCTCAGGGTTAGCTGCCACAGGAAAGATAATCCCTCTCATTAAAGCGGCGGTGACTCCTgcttttgctcctcaatttCCAGGTGTCAATGGGCTTGGAATCTCAATGGCTAGGCTTGATTTAGCTATAGGTGGTGTTATCCCAATGCACACACACCCCGGAGCATCGGAGGTGCTTTATGTTGTCCAAGGAGAAATATGCGCGGGATTTATTTCTTCCTCGGACAACAAAGTGTTTTTTAAAACCCTAAAACAAGGAGATATTATGGTATTTCCACAAGGGTTATTGCATTTTCAGATTAATTCAGGGAAAACTTCAGCTTTGGCTATTATTTCTTTCAGTAGCCCAACACCAGGGCTTCAAATTACTGATTTTGCTTTGTTTGCTAATGATTTGCCTACTGAACTTGTCGCAGCCACCACATTCCTTGATGCTGCTTTAATCAAGAAGTTGAAGGGTGTTCTTGGAGGaaccaactaa
- the LOC114078024 gene encoding uncharacterized protein LOC114078024, which yields MELYKYILALSEEASMANKIDHGHPLFLSSSDVPGAVQVGIQLTGMENYTLWIDSEKKQWDRCNAMVLSWLMSNVSKDLVSGILFRSNAALVWSDLKERFDKDLWDEFDSIVPPPSCNCDRSKEYIDSMLRQKLLQFLMGLNDNYSHARSQILMMSVPPSVNQCYAMIIQDESQRELCGDH from the exons ATGGAATTGTATAAGTACATATTAGCACT ATCTGAGGAGGCATCAATGGCGAACAAAATTGACCATGGTCATCCTCTGTTCTTGTCATCTTCTGATGTACCAGGAGCTGTTCAAGTTGGAATTCAACTCACAGGTATGGAGAATTATACTTTATGGA TTGATTCTGAGAAGAAACAGTGGGATCGATGTAATGCTATGGTGCTTTCATGGCTGATGAGTAATGTGAGCAAGGATTTGGTGAGTGGAATCTTATTTCGTTCTAATGCAGCTCTAGTTTGGAGTGATTTGAAGGAACGTTTTGATAAG GATCTATGGGATGAATTCGACTCAATTGTTCCACCTCCTTCTTGTAATTGTGATAGATCTAAAGAGTATATTGATAGTATGCTTAGACAAAAGCTTTTGCAATTTTTAATGGGTTTGAATGACAATTATAGTCATGCTAGGAGTCAAATTCTTATGATGAGTGTTCCACCTTCTGTTAATCAATGTTATGCTATGATAATTCAAGATGAAAGCCAAAGGGAGTTATGTGGAGATCACTAA